The following proteins are co-located in the Streptomyces sp. NBC_00435 genome:
- a CDS encoding DUF2267 domain-containing protein has translation MSMRRESFLAHVQERGEYESTEEADRVARVVLALLGAHLAGSVRAELAARLPETYALILLNPLQATEPLSPERFVRATAAWIEGATEKTALWDIGAVLSTAAAAAGDVLTREVLLQLPPGYDLLFGHPQPT, from the coding sequence CAGGAACGCGGCGAGTACGAAAGCACGGAAGAAGCCGATCGCGTTGCCCGCGTCGTCCTGGCACTGCTCGGCGCCCATCTGGCCGGCAGCGTGCGCGCCGAGCTCGCGGCCCGGCTGCCGGAGACCTACGCCCTGATCCTCCTCAACCCCCTCCAGGCCACCGAGCCCCTCTCGCCCGAACGGTTCGTCCGCGCGACCGCGGCCTGGATCGAGGGCGCCACCGAGAAGACGGCCCTGTGGGACATCGGCGCCGTCCTGTCCACCGCGGCCGCAGCCGCGGGCGACGTCCTCACCCGGGAAGTCCTGCTCCAGCTCCCGCCCGGCTACGACCTCCTCTTCGGCCACCCCCAGCCCACTTGA